In one Lycium barbarum isolate Lr01 chromosome 7, ASM1917538v2, whole genome shotgun sequence genomic region, the following are encoded:
- the LOC132604453 gene encoding elongation factor 1-delta 1-like, whose amino-acid sequence MAVAFHNLNSASGLKKLDEYLLTRSYISGYQASKDDITVYSSLAKAPSAEYVNASRWYKHIDALLRISGVSGEGIGVTVEGSAPITEEAVATPPAADAKASAAEEEDDDDVDLFGEETEEEKKAAEERAAAVKASGKKKESGKSSVLLDVKPWDDETDMKKLEEAVRSVQLEGLTYGASKLVPVGYGIKKLQIMLTIVDDLVSVDDLIENYLTVEPINEYVQSCDIVAFNKI is encoded by the exons ATGGCTGTTGCATTCCACAACCTTAACTCTGCTTCTGGGCTCAAGAAGCTTGATGAGTACCTCTTGACTCGCAGTTACATCTCTGG GTACCAAGCCTCAAAGGATGATATCACTGTGTATTCATCTCTGGCAAAGGCCCCATCAGCTGAATATGTTAATGCATCTAGGTGGTATAAGCACATTGATGCACTTCTGAGAATCTC TGGTGTATCTGGTGAAGGCATTGGTGTTACTGTAGAGGGGTCTGCACCAATCACTGAGGAGGCTGTGGCTACTCCCCCTGCTGCTGATGCTAAG GCGTCAGCtgctgaagaagaagatgatgatgacgttGACCTATTTGGtgaggaaactgaagaggaaaaGAAGGCTGCTGAAGAACGTGCTGCAGCAGTGAAGGCTTCAGGGAAGAAGAAGGAAT CTGGAAAGTCCTCAGTTCTCTTGGATGTCAAGCCTTGGGATGATGAGACTGATATGAAAAAGCTTGAAGAAGCTGTTCGAAGTGTTCAGTTGGAAGGATTGACTTATGGAGCAT CCAAACTTGTTCCTGTTGGATATGGTATTAAGAAGTTGCAAATTATGCTTACCATTGTGGATGACTTGGTCTCTGTGGATGATCTCATTGAGAATTATCTCACGGTTGAACCTATCAATGAGTATGTTCAGAGCTGTGATATTGTTGCTTTCAACAAAATAT GA